The region CCGGGATGGTGCATGAGGTCGATCATCCACGGATTATACAGAAATCCATAGCAAAAGGGACTGCAAATATGCGCAGGACCAGGGCCATGACGGAAGAACAGGTCTATCAGGCACTTGAATTGGGTTTTGAAAGCGCTTCAGCTGAAATTGTTAATTCCTGTGACCTCCTGATCACAGGTGAAATGGGTGTGGGAAATACAACATCTGCCAGTGCCATATATTCTGCTGTTACCGGAATGAATCCGGAATTGATAACAGGATCCGGAGCAGGTCTTCCAGCAGATCGGGTAAAACATAAAGCCCTGATCATAAAAGAGAGCCTTGAGCTTCATAAACCAGATCCGGAAAATCCTGTAGATATTCTCTCCGCCGTCGGTGGATTTGAATTAGCGGCCATGTGTGGTGTCATGCTTGCCGGTGCTGTTCATCGCTGTGCTGTCGTTGTTGATGGTTTTATTTCAGGTGCTGCCGCTGTTCTGGCAATGAAATTTGATCCCGCAGTCCGGGATTTTCTGATATTCTCTCATCAATCCGGAGAAACAGGATTTTCTGAAGTCAGCCGAATCTTCGACATCGATCCTCTGGTCAATTTGAACATGAGACTCGGGGAAGGAACTGGAGCCGTCATGGTTCTCCCTCTCATTGAAAATGCCCTGGCATGTTATTACCAAATGGCCACCTTTGAGGAGGCTGGAGTGACCGAGGTTGTCAATGATCCGTAAACTGATCTATGCCCTCAGGTTCATGACTTCACTGCCAATCCCCTGGAATGAGAATGAAGATTTGGTACAAGTATCCCGA is a window of Oceanispirochaeta sp. DNA encoding:
- a CDS encoding nicotinate-nucleotide--dimethylbenzimidazole phosphoribosyltransferase, producing the protein GMVHEVDHPRIIQKSIAKGTANMRRTRAMTEEQVYQALELGFESASAEIVNSCDLLITGEMGVGNTTSASAIYSAVTGMNPELITGSGAGLPADRVKHKALIIKESLELHKPDPENPVDILSAVGGFELAAMCGVMLAGAVHRCAVVVDGFISGAAAVLAMKFDPAVRDFLIFSHQSGETGFSEVSRIFDIDPLVNLNMRLGEGTGAVMVLPLIENALACYYQMATFEEAGVTEVVNDP